The stretch of DNA GCTAACAGCACGACGTTTacttccccccctccccacactctTTCATACAGGAACTAACAAATTGAACTTGCAAAAGCACTAAAACATCACATGTAAACCCAGCTAACAGAAAAATACATTCACAGGCGTTGGTGGCGGTGATGTGGATGTGAGTGCTGTGGATCTGCATGTTGAAGAAACAGAAGGGAGACTTTGgcacggcttttttttttttttttttttccagtctataGTTGCATGAAGTTTACAATCAAGTTGcctcataaaaaggaacacaatatTCAATACCACAATACAAAAGAAACCATTTTCTTCCACATTACTTAAAAAGAAACCGGggaaactaaaaagagaaaaagaaagaagcccATCgcttggggaagggaaggggagagaggcaggaggaacAAAATCCCGGAGAATTACAAATGGACAAACTTCTATACACCAAGAAGCCCATTAAAACCACCTCGAAGAAAGGAGTCCGCTATGTACAGTTTGTCAGAAGACTGGGAAAGGCGTGGGGAGGGAAAGGGGCGTGGAGGGAGGCAAAGGGGAGGTTTGGTTCAATATTTTTAtgggttttttaaaatgattttttattttttatttatatttttagctttaaAGATTCCGGAAGGGATATCGTTGCTTTTCATGcctagattattaaaaaaaaaaaaaaaaaaaaaaaccaacaacaacaagaacttttaaaaatccttctgcTGGTAAAATCATTTTCATCATCATAAAAATCAGATTGGGAATTTTAACAACGATCACCGGGGTGCTCTCGGCGCTGTTACCGGTAGAGGGACCGAGGCAGCCCCGCCCAAGCCTCTCACACGTACCATTCATTGAAGTTGGAGGACAGGCCGCCGTGGCCCCCGGCCGTCCCGCTGCCCCCGCCggagccgccgccgcccccgcccgccccgccgccgccgccgcccccgcctcCTCCACCGGAGCTGCCGCCCGCGCCTCCACTCCGGTGCACCGCGGAtacggccgccgccgccgcagccgctgctgcagcagccgccgccgccggggaGAGGGTGGAACTGCTCTGGGGCTCGGCGCTGGGCGACACCAGCCCGGGGGGCGTGGACGACTCGTAGCCGGAGCTGGCGGCCGGGGACGACTCGGAGCCCTGCGGGGAGGACTCATGGACCTGCAAGACAAAAGCCGGGAGGGGAGACCAAAGGGGACTGGGTGTGAGTGCAGCTGCTGTGGGGCCGGGCCTCCCCCGCCACCAGAAGTGCCCCACATCCCCAAAAGTGATCCCCTACCTATCCCCCTGGGGGCCCGGCCGGGACACTCGgcttccccccaccaccccgggGCCGGCGGTGAGCCCGGCCGCCTCGCCCTCCTCGCGCCTGCCCGGCGGTACCTTCATGTGTTTCCGCAGAGAGCTGGGGTGCGTGTACGACTTGTCACACATCTTGCACAGATAGGGCTTATCCGAGGTGTGCACGTGCATGTGCTTCTTCCTGTCGCTACTGTTGGCGAAGCGCCGGTCACAGCCCTCGAACTCACACTGGAAGGGCTTCTCCCCTGTGGACACGAACACGCGCGCTGGCTGCCGGCGCGCCCGgagaccaccaccaccccccccccacgcCCCCGGGAacccctacctcccaccccaccccttggcCTGGAAGGGGACCAGGCCTCCGGGAGGAGAAAAGAGGGGCGACAAGGGCCTGGGGCTCCCTTGCGCCTTCCCACCTGACCGCCGCGCTTTTAACTtcctattttacttttcttctagGCTGACTCGCGTGTCCTCACATCTCTGATCAAGTTGGGgtagcccccaccccaccccccagccctgcctAACTGCCTTTCTTACAGGGCTTCTTGGACTCGCGGCTTCTAACAAGTTGGTCTCGCCATGGAGAAGCTGTTATTATGACAAAATATTTGGGGCATTATCAGAATCACACAGGCTGCTGTCGGCTTCTCTCTGGGGCCAGTAGGCAATTACATTTGGAGATGCTGTGTGTTGTTTGGGGACCGTACTGTGGATAGCGACTGAGccagcatttttttcccccccatccAAAATTCTGCAAATTGAATTAACCAGTAATTCTCGGTCGCACTCCCAGCCTTTTGAAGACAACTTGGGGGAAGAGAGAAATATGAGATAAGGCAGCACTTGAGAGAGATTGCCGAGAGGCGCAGGCTGGGCCGTGGGGGTGGGGGATCAGCCAAGGCTTTCAGAAACTCCCTGTTTGAATTTTCTGGCGGTCCCCGCATTCTGTTGCCAGAATTCCAAATGCTTGGAGTCATTTAGAGGTGTGAAAACTCTAACATTGTTCCACTTGGAGAGGGGATCATTTAACGTTAAATTCCATTAGCACCTAAATTGTTTCTTAAAGACATCCGCTCAGACGCAGAACTCGAAAGcgagcatttcatgcaaataaatttctcaaattttaaacCTTGTTAAAAGCTTGTCTCGCACCTCGGCTGCCTCCCTTCCCGGAAGAGAACAATAGGCCGCTGGCGCACCCCCACTTCGGAGTAAATATTGACGGGGGAAGTTGCTAAAACATTTGGCTTTCTTTTAGGAAATCGTCTGGCACGATTTTGGCTGGGACCTGGTCATAGATGAATAATCTATGAGGCGAGAGGCACGTTCTTTCTCGGCGCTCTCTTCTCACGCGATTGCCCCGCGGGGCCGCGCCGCCCCGGGCTCTCGTTGACTCGGCTGTCGGTCCAAGTTTGGAATCGCAAACCCTCTGGTGCCCCTTAAGAGAATTTCACAGACTGCTGCGAACCCACCGTAAAGCTCGGCGACCCACCTCGAGATGggctttaaaaacactttaaaaaagagaaacgtTTTACAGCTTCGGCTCACACCAGACTCATTTTTTAATGGGAAACAGTCCGGGTAAGGACGTTTGGGCccgtagtaaaaaaaaaaaaaaagtggaaaaacacACAAGCCACTCAAAACGCAGACGCACACCCGGAGCAGAAAAGCACATTCAGACAAGCTGGCAAAATCCTCTCTAGGCTCGATTCCCGGGCACCGAGTTGGAGGGTACTTTTATTTTCTGCGTTCTGTTTAGGACGGAAATTATTCACCGAAGCTGAGCCAACGAAGCAGTTGCATCACCCGAAGCATGCATTTGATGTTACCTCGATCATTTAAAACTCAATTTCCGCACATGGAAAAAACCCAGCCCAATAATAATATTCTTTCATTCGCCAACAATAACAAGCCGCTGGCTCTCTCTCGCACACACGGAAACATCTCCCGTTCCAGGGCAGGGGCTGGCGGTCGGCGCGTTTCTCCCCGCCAGCTAACCACGGCTTCTCTCCCTTCTGCGCCCCGACCCCTACCCGACCCGCGCGGTTACCTGTGTGGGTCCTTTTGTGGATCTTGAGGTTCTCAGAGCGCGCGAAGACCTTGCCGCAGCCCGGGAAGGGGCAGGGGAAAGGCTTCTCGCCGGTGTGCACGCGGATATGGTTGACCAGTTTGTATTTGGCCTTGAAAGGTTTGCCCTCGCGCGGACACTCCTCCCAGAAGCAGACGTGGTTGCTCTGCTCCGGGCCGCCGACATGCTCCACCGAGACGTGGGTCACCAGCTCGTGCATGGTGCTGAAAGTTTTGTTGCAGCTCTTCTTCGGGTTGCTCAGCTGCTCGGGGTCGATCCACTTGCAGATGAGCTCTTGCTTGATGCACTGCTGCCGCATGTAGCGGAAAAAGGCaccagggtgatggtggtggtggtgatggtgggccGCGGCCGCTGCCATGTTCATCCCCATGTTCATATTCATGGGGCCGTACTGGTTGTGGAGCTGCGCCGCCGAGTAGGGGTCGGTCCGCGGGCTGGCCACCTGGCGGTACTGCTCCGAGCGCCCGAACACCTCGCCGGGCAGCCCGAGGCGCATCTGCCCATTGAGCACATTCTGCGAGCCGTGCGGCCCGTGCTGCTCCGGGAGGCCGGGGAAGAGGAGGTGGCCCTGCGCGTCCGAGTGCGCGTGGTGCAGGCCGCCGGCCCCCGGCCCGAACAGCCCGTGCTGCCCGCCGCCGGGCGCCGAGTCGCCAAAGCCGCGGCTGCGGAACAGGAAGTCCCGGGTGGAGTTAAAGGGCGGCCCGGAGTAGGAGCCGACATGCGCGGCGTGCGGCCCGAGCGCGGCAGCTGCCGCGGCGGCCGCTGCAGACCCGGGGTAGGCGCCGGGGCCCTGCGACGTGAACGCCGAGCTCTGGCCCGGGGACAACTCGTGCGCCCCAGGGTTGAGCTTGAAGGCGCCCATGTGAGCAGCCGCTGAGTCCACGAAGCCGTTCTGCGCCGCCGCCAGGCTCAGTTCGCGGTCTTGCATCTCCGCGGCCGCGGCGGCCGCCGCCGCAGCCGAGTGGTGATGGTGGCGCGCGAAGCTGCCCACCCCGATGGCCGGGAACTGCGGCCCCGCGTCCAGGAGCATGGCCAGCGCGCCCGCCCGCCCCGCCGGCCCCGGCGAACCCCGCGCTTCCTCGGCTCCCACTCCCGTCCCGCTCGCGGGGCTGCGTCCAGCGGCCGCCCGGCTCCAAGcgcaggcggcggcggcggtggtggcggcggcggctTCAGTCCCGCGAGCGGCGCTCCTGCGCccgccgcctccgccgccgcctGGATGTGCCTCGGGCGGCCGGACGCGGAGCGAAGGAgcggagaggaagaggaggaggcggcggcggcggaggaggaggaggcgcgggaggaggaggaggtggtggagaagAGTCCAAAGCCAGGCGGAGAACCAAAGTGTATTAAAGGAGCTGCGGCGGGGGCGGGcgggcagggcaggggagggcgGGCGGGAGGAGGGAGCGGGAGGGAGGCGTGGGGAACCGAGCGGAGAGGGGGGTCGGCGGGGGGCGAGCGCAGCGCCGCGGCCCCCACCCCTGCGCGCACTCGCGCGCGCACGCACTCACTTGCTCGCTCGCCCGCCCGCCCCGCGGTCCCGGGGCCCGGCAGCGCCAAGCGGCGCCTGCAGAATGCGATCACCGCCGCGGCAGGGCCAAGGTGCCCGAGCGCGCCGGCCGCGCGCGGCACGGGCAGGCGGGCGAGGCGAGGACCGCGGAGCCCTCGGCGATTCGGCGGCCCAGCCCGGCGGGGCCCGCGGCTCCACCTGGCCGCGGCGGGGGTGCTGGGGGCGGCGGACGGAGGCCGGGCGCCCTCTCCACGGCGCGCTCGCTCGGCCGCTCCCTCCCCCGCGGCCCTGCCCGCGCCGCCCCGCGCGCGGCGGGTATTGTTTGGCTCGGCGGCCGCGGTATTTAGCCCTCCGCGTCCTCCGCGCTTAGCATTGGCTGCGCTTCGCGTAGTAAACTTGCGAGCGGCCCCGGATTCCCCTAGATGAAGGAGGCTGCCGCGCTGCTCCGTCTTTCTTTAAGTTGTGCGGGAGGAGGAGGCGGGGGAGAAGGGGGGCTGTGGGAGGGGAGAAGgcgaaggaggggaggagggggaggctggactcaaaaacaataacaataccaaaaaaaaaaaaaaaaaaagagtgttctccagctcgctcgctccctccctctctctcgcCTATCGGCCCGGAAATCCCGGGCCTGGAGGGGCGGCCGCACCCGCCAGGACCGAGCGGAGTTCGGAGCAAGTGCCCAAGCGGAGGGCGAAGTGCGTGTCCCCGCTTTGGGCTGCGGTGGGCTCCGATCGCCACCACCACCGCCTCCGCCTCTGTTTATTTCACGGGGCGCAACCAAAGCCGCagcctttgatttttttatttttttgtctcctccttttcctctcccctccccctcgccCCCGCGTCTCccgccccagcctccctccttcgCGCTCCCGGACCGGCCTCCTGCTCACACCGCCCCTTTAGCGGCGGCTCCAGCCCCGCCCTCCCACTCGCCCGGCGCCGCCATTGGCCGCTGCCGCGCCGTCAATCCAGCGCCCCCGCCCCGAGGCCGGCCCGCCCTCTCCGCCCGGGCGCCGCAGCAGCTTCCCGCGGCCCCAGCCGCCGCGGATGGTGGCAGCCCGCCGGGTCGTCCGGCCTCTCGCTCCGCGTCCCGTGCGCCTGGGCGCGACGCCTCCTCGTCCTGCGGGCTGAGGCGCTCCCCCGAACCCGCCGGCCGGCCGAGCGAGGGCCTGGGCcgtgggggttgggtggggtcACAGTGCCCTTGGTTGCGTACCCTGCGCCCACGCCCTCCCGTAGAGGCCACCGTTTCTCCGGGGACCGAAAGCGGGCACCCCTGGTTGCTCGAGAACGCGGCTAGCGACCGGGCCCGCGAGGTGGGAGGTTCTGTGCGCCGGGAGGCTACAGCCCCAGTGCCCCGCCTGGAGGGCGCCGGGGGGGCGCGCGGCTCAGGGGCAGATCTCCGGACGTGTTGGCACGCTCCTGGTCCGCGCCCACCTCCCCAACACACACTTTTGTCGACTTGTCCTGGGGTAGTGAACACACAGGtgcaggatggggaggggggtggctaGAGAAAAACAGACGtgcccttccctcccacccttctgGACACTCACCCAAACACCGCCCCCTCCCCGGTCGCGGCCCCCACCCGGCGCTCGGCGCGCTCCACTCCTCCCGCCGCTCGCGTCCCGCTCTGATTAAGGCTGTAAACACTGGGCAGCGGCCCCCGCGAGGGAGGGGATTGTTTGGAAGCGGTTTAAAGACAGTGTCACCCTCGGGGTGGGTGCCCAGAAGTCCGGGCCTCTGCCACTGTAGGGTGGGAGGTGTGGGGACGCCGGAGGCGCCCGGCCAAGCCAGGCTCAGGCTGGAGTTCGGCCGAGGGTCAGGCTCATTAGAGTCTCGGGAAAAGGTATCTCCAGACTGGTAGGGCTCAAACCTAGAAGATACTTAAAAAGCATTCTCCAGAAGCGagaacccccacccccgccgccctCCGCTCTAGCCGATGGCGGGGCCCGAGGCTGCTCTCTGGGTCCCAGGTCCCCGGTTGGCCGCTGAGGACGTTTCCCGTCCCGAGGCCGAAAGCTCGCGCTCTGGAGGTAACCGGAGAGGAAGCGACGGGCCGCGGAGGCTGCGGAGGTGCGAATGGAAGGCCCGAGGCCAGCGCCTTTCTTCGTCTAGCTAGCAGAgagaactgctttaaaaaaaaaaaaaaaactctggaagttgaaataaaattcaaggaagaaaataatcaacACACATTTCAAAATTTCAAGTTGAAATTAaggccatcaaaaaaaaaaaaaagaatgaaaacgcGGGAAGAGAACTCCAGCAGGCGATCTGGGGCAGAACCCGGCCCTTGCGCTCGCACAACGCAGCCTCTCCCGGCTTGAGCGGGTCCCTAAAGATCCGAGCTGACCGCAGCCCCGCGCACAAGGGGCCCGGTGCCCTCCCGCTGCCCGCCTTCCCTGCCCCTGTCCCGGGGCTGGGGGCGAGGAGGAGGAAGGCCCGGGCATCTTGTCTGAAAGCCCGGGATTTTGCTCGGAAGCTGGGGCTTCTCGACTTTTCTGAAAGAAGGAAATGTTCCTCCTCTGCGCACACCTTTCCCTCTGTCTGGGGGTTAGGGGAAGGCAAATGCCAAACTGCCCCTCGAGGCAGAAAGGGAccagggagagaaagacagagaaatacgCCAGGCAAAAAGGCTGCCCTGATACAGTGAATCTGCCCAAGGCACAGCCTTTCACACTTGTTTCTTGTATTCATCAATTTGTATGGGGGGTAGGAGGGGGGAGAATTGGCAAAGCTTACCCCGAAAGTAtttcccaaagaaaatattttcttagaaataatgGTCGTGAGAATAACAATCCTGCATGTCCGCAAACCtcactcttcttccttcttccaaaCCATCAGACTTCTCCAAGTTTTCCTTCATTCCCACGGACTCGGCCCCGCCgccctcctctgtcccctcctccctgccccgtTCTCTCCTTTCGCTTGGATTCCCCCTTCTCGGCGCCCGTTGCGGGCCGAAGCCGCTGGGCGCTCGCGGGCCCAGGATCCAGGGGCCGCGCGGCCGCGCGGTGGGACGGACGGCTGATCCCCGCTGGGGATCCGGCGGCCTGGGCGCTCCTGGCTCTTCGTTCCCGGCTCCAGTTCACCTCTCTCTCCCTGCAGGACACGCAGGAGCTGAGCCAAGTTCAAAGTCACGTCGCCGTCTCCTCTTAGAAGTGCTTTATTTCTCCACAAACCGCGAAACTCCTTCGCTTCAAGacacagtttttttgtgtttttttgtttgtttgttttttaagggaaggagagggggaagagagagagagagagatcaagaAAGCAAGggatagagagaaagaaaaaagaaaaaaaacctacaaaggCTTTCAGAGTCATTGCCTCAAAAGTACATTTGAGGTCCTTGGCCAAGGAAAAAAACCCAGCCGACTTCCGCGCCCTGCGAGTGAAATTCAGTTTTTCAACAGGTTTCTAGAAGGGCCCGCCGTGTTGGTGTCAGAACCCAGGGACCCCCAACCATCTCCATCGGGCAAACGTTTGCTCTCTTTGTAAGTTTTCCAAAATAGGGCTTTTCAGATATCCTGGGGCCGGCACAGGGCTAGGCCAGCGAGACTCCAGGCTTCTCCGTATATGGATGGTCCCGGGGCTGGCAACCCTTTCCCCCACAAGTGGAGAGAATGGCAGTGTAGTAGAGAATTCGgattctcttcaaaaaaaaaaaaaaaacggacaCACACAAGAACACCAGTAAATCCCATCAAACACCCGGGCACTCATTCACTGAACACCTCGTTGCGGTTTGTGGGCCTCTGTAAACGggtgactggcttcttttgtcGTATGCTGAGTATTTTGTGTACATATGCCTACAAACAATGCAGAGGCACACACAGGGTACTCACACGCTCAGGTACATCTTGTTGGCCAGgagaagccaaaaacaaacaagcaaacaaaagggATCTTTATACTGGAAAGCAGAAACACTGGGTGAACATACCACTCAACCTTCTAATTTTCCTCTTAAGGGAAAAGATGGAAATGGAGGAagagatgggagaaaaaaatgtggAATCGACTGTCCATATACACTGggccaaaaaaaaggggggggtgggATTTCACAGGATTTCAGCACTGTCCTCTGCATCACAGACACTCATAAATTCAACAAGATCATCAACAGGATATTAAGTTGCAGGTCACCTTTGATTCAGCCTCTCAGTCACTCCTGGGCTTGGCGACCCCTGACCCATGAAGGACCACATGTGTGGTGGGGGACCCCCTCCCCTGTAAAACCCACCTAGAACAAAAGAGCTTTGTCCAAGGTTTAGAGAAGTGTAATGTAAAAGAAGGGGAAATTGTGAAAATCTCAGCCAACGTTGTAActtttaaataccatttttaaaaagggggagcTTTAGTGAAAGCAGGGAGTATCAGGGGATAAGGCCCTCTCTAGCCTGCTAAAAGAACTTTTCTACAGTTAAAATTTACTATTCTGTAACCGGGCTTATAAAAATTCTCTCTATAAAATATATGTTCACCAGCAGTTTAGTGAGAGATGCAAATGTTTGTGTATTTGTCATTAgggactcagaaaaaaaaaaaaacaaaacagaagccaaCATTTCTGGGTGACAGTGGTTGTGCTTTTGCAAAATGAGAGGACTGTCTTTACTTTGTCTCCTTTCCTGATGGGAGAGTTTCTACTgctgtaaaacaaaaacaaaaccaaccccCCAAAACAGAAGGCCATGGCTTACATCAATGTGTTTAATTATTTTGAGGGCAGTTATCCTTTGGGCTCCCAGGCAAACTACAGCCAGAGAGGCTGAATACCAGTGACAGGCAAGCAGCTTTCCAATAAACTGCAGTGTTATTGCAATAGACTTTGTAATACAATTTATGCTGTCATTCATAAATAACAATGCCATATGTCAACCATATTGCTTACACAAGTAAATCCGTCAATGTGTCAGTATTTGATTTATCTCAACAGCTTCAAATATTGAAGTATAGATATTGGAAGGGGTATGGAATAAGGGGAAACTACTCACAAAAtttgagattagaaataaaagaacttCTGCTTCTCCTTTATTCCCCCATCCAAAAACATTCTAAAGAGTAAAGCATGAGGGGGGAGGAGAAATACATCTTGGAGCCAACATAAAGAAGTACTGGGTGGTTACACGAACTGTGAACAGGTAAGGGGGTTTCTGCTTACTGTTTAGACcttctaaacatattttaaaagacgACAGTTAGGCATTTTGCAAGAAATTACCAATCTTAACAGTTGAATGTGGGTCAAAGGCCATTCAACAACGCTCACCCCTGAGGATAACAAATGATAACCAAATGATAATATTTGATGACAGGTCaatcttactgattttttttcgaAGTGGGGAAGTGAAGAGAGGCAGAATTTTTCAAGGCTTTTAAGTACTAAGGTCAGGTGTAAATGGGATGAGTCCAGTTCTTGAGTAtccaaaacaaatgaataaataaatcccaAGGTTCCAGTGATGGCTTCACAACCCAGGCCTCtgggttttttggtttggttttgaatCCTCATGAAGTCCATGTTCATGGGACAGGGATCAAAAACTATCAAGAAGCACTTATTTGTCTACTCTCAGCCTCACACATGTTCGAGGAGTCTGAGGATTCAGCTGCGGCTCAGAAGGGCGGGAAACGGAGGGAACCCTCGGAGAAACTCTTAGAACTGAGACCTGAGCGTTCCTTCCTGGCACCCAAGGCCCCAGGGCCGGGTCGCAGGTCCCACCAAGTCAGGTCACCAGTGGTGAGGACTGGGGTCTGGGCAACTGGTACCCGCCGAGTGCGAGCAGGGCAAAGGGCCGGGTACCTCACTGCCTAGTGGCCTGGAGAGCTTGATTCGGGAAAAGCCCTTGAATCCTTAGTCTTCATCACTTCCGGCCACGACAGAGCTCAACTGAAACGCAGTGTTGCGGGTCCCCGTGCTCCCCTCGCCCCAGCTTTTGAGAGGTCTCCCACCCCCCCCCAACTGTCTGCTAATAAACCCTTCTCCCAGTTGAGCACCCACTAGGGAGCCCTTGGGCTGAGCTACAAAAGTCCTCTGACCCTTCGAGGGGTTCCGACCACCCTCTCCGCCCTTGAACCTGCCTCTGGCGCAGCCCAGATGGCGCAAGGTGCTCCAAACCGCTGGGCACCCAGCCCTTCTGCAAGGAGGCCGCCCTTGCGGAAACCACGCGGGATGGGCGAGCCATAAAGCAATTGGAAAGGCAATAAAGGCCAGCTCAGTGGGTCCCCCAGCTCCTTTCTTGTCCACCTCCCCGTCCCCGGCGtaccccctgctccccaccccctacccccgccTGCCGAAACAATCAGACAAAGGCTCAAAAGCCAGGAAATGTCCAATTCACTTCCCATAGAATTTATTAATTGCCCACACCCATCGCGAGGAGACTTGGCTGAGTCCAGGGACGACCGGAGGGCACCGGGGAGCCGCAGTACACCTCCTTCCCGGCCCTCGGAACAGCGGGGAGCCATGAGCGCCCGCCTGGGCACCCCGAGACCGGGTTCGGCCGCCTCCGGGCAGCGGAGCGCGGCGTGGCCGCTGGGTTCCGGCCGGCTCGGCGTTGACCGCGTCTTCCCACCCTCTTCGCGCCTTGGTCTGGGGCCGGGAACCGGTTGGGGTTCGGGGTGCAGCAGAGAAGTCTGGAAATCCAGGTTCCCCGAGGAGCACCTGTTGACCCTAGAAAGGACATCTCCATGGATCGCCACGTTGCTGGCCCCACACCAGCACCTCCGTTGCAAACGCGCAGAGAGGAGCAAGGGTTTGGAGGCTCTGCCCTGGCGACCAGCACCACCGCGGAAATATGGGGCTAAATCCACAGGGGAACTGGCATAACGACTTCTACAcccttttgcttaaaaaaaaaaaaaccaaaaacccacactagtatttattttcttcaacgCCCTGGAAATTGTTGGTGTTTACTTAGGAAGTGTGACAGTTATTGGGTCCTTAGAAACTCGGGATGTGAAGGGGTTTTGATTTGGCTCTCAAAATGGCTTGAAAAAGAACCAGCGCACCTGGGGTCAGGCGGGTCATCACAATAACAAAAAGCGcctctacaaaataaaaagctctttTATAAAGACAGGCAATCCGGAAATCCACTGCGAGCCTTCCTGATGATCATCTAGCCAGGCCTATTCTCAGGTTTAATTGGCAGGCGGTTTATTGGCGCCTTATTGGTGTTGACTGAAATTTTGCTTCCAGttctttcttttaagaattaGCATCTCAAGTCGATTTACCTGAGTCAATTATCTTTTTTAGGGTCTGAGTTTGGTCATAAGTTTGCAAATATTCATTAAACACATTTCACAAGTATCTCTCTTTCTCATTGCTATCCAAACCTCTATCATTTCCTaaggaagattttcttttttaaagcttcccaTAAAAAGAAATTGATCAGGGAGCTATATTTGAATTAAGACATATTAAATCGATGACAGATACATATCATGCTGTGTTTAACAAGAGTTGTACAAGGAGGCGGGTTCCAGATTCCGGCAAGGCTCTGCTGCACCATTATTCACATTTTTACAGCCTCTCCTTCATGCCTTCACCCATTAAACCATTAAATTTCAGCAATTCAATAAAACAAAGCAGTTATAATTTTGAGGAAAAGCTATTTTGAAAGAGGTGGAGGTACCCATTTTATTGCACAATAAAAATGCTCAACAATCTATATTAAAGGCTAGGTTgggcttattttcttctttctttattcattctttttgctttgtttttacttaTAACCTGCAGGATTGCACACCACGCTGCCATTATGGACTTGTTGATGATTATtgctaaaaaaattcaaatagagGAGCCTCCTTTGCAAGGTTCTGAGAGGAAGTGAAGACAGTGGACAATTCCAAATAAGATGCTTTCTTCATAAACCATTCATAGAGATGACACAGTCCTTCCTTCACCTTGCCTGGGTGGCTTGAGACTGTTTAAGTCTtggaaaaaacattctgaaagACTTCGTCCTCTCCAAATACAGATATGGATTTTGTCTCTGTTGTTTATTAAATTGTTTTTCGTTGTGTTTGCACTCAAGCCTTGCTTATTTCACCTTATTTGAGCTTCACTGAAGCTTAAAGAAAATACCCATTTGAAATCTGATTGTACTATTTTCTTTgttggtttgtcagttttataaGAGTAATGACATTCTCAAGGCTCGCAGGGAAATTCCCTGTTAAACATTGTTCACACCAGTGTAAATGCAGCTATGGAATCAGctcttttcaaaataattcttcCCACTTCTCAGGATGATCTCACAGATGATGGTTttatggagtctttttttttttaacttggacaGCAAACGAATTAAGTGGATAACATGTTTTACTGTATCCCAAACCCGGAGGGGGGGAATTTTAgtcatgatttctttttaaaaaata from Bubalus bubalis isolate 160015118507 breed Murrah chromosome 13, NDDB_SH_1, whole genome shotgun sequence encodes:
- the ZIC2 gene encoding zinc finger protein ZIC 2 codes for the protein MLLDAGPQFPAIGVGSFARHHHHSAAAAAAAAAEMQDRELSLAAAQNGFVDSAAAHMGAFKLNPGAHELSPGQSSAFTSQGPGAYPGSAAAAAAAAALGPHAAHVGSYSGPPFNSTRDFLFRSRGFGDSAPGGGQHGLFGPGAGGLHHAHSDAQGHLLFPGLPEQHGPHGSQNVLNGQMRLGLPGEVFGRSEQYRQVASPRTDPYSAAQLHNQYGPMNMNMGMNMAAAAAHHHHHHHHPGAFFRYMRQQCIKQELICKWIDPEQLSNPKKSCNKTFSTMHELVTHVSVEHVGGPEQSNHVCFWEECPREGKPFKAKYKLVNHIRVHTGEKPFPCPFPGCGKVFARSENLKIHKRTHTGEKPFQCEFEGCDRRFANSSDRKKHMHVHTSDKPYLCKMCDKSYTHPSSLRKHMKVHESSPQGSESSPAASSGYESSTPPGLVSPSAEPQSSSTLSPAAAAAAAAAAAAAAVSAVHRSGGAGGSSGGGGGGGGGGGAGGGGGGSGGGSGTAGGHGGLSSNFNEWYV